From a single Sorghum bicolor cultivar BTx623 chromosome 5, Sorghum_bicolor_NCBIv3, whole genome shotgun sequence genomic region:
- the LOC8066668 gene encoding hydroquinone glucosyltransferase codes for MLATPGMGHLIPLAELAKRLASRHGATATLITFASTASATQRAFLASLPPAVTSLSLPPVDLSDLPRGAAIETLMSEECARSVPALTSILLDLKRTTGGRLAAFVADLFGADSLDAARAAGVRRRCIFFPTNLHALTLMLHLPELDASVSCEFRDLPEPLRLPGCVPIPGPDILMPLQDKANPCYRWMVHHGGKYRDADAILVNSFDAVEPGPAKILRQPAADHRPVVYPIGPLIHADGRKDEKDALCLEWLDRQPARSVMFVSFGSGGALPTEEMRELALGLELSGQRFLWVVRSPSDEGAVNDNYYDAESKKDPFAYLPEGFVDRVTATGVGLVVPSWAPQTKVLAHAATGGFLTHCGWNSVLESLVYGVPMVAWPLFAEQRQNAVMLSDGVGAALRVPESSKGREEIAATVREVMQGEGKGAAVRAKVAELQKAAAEGLRDGGAAATALAEVVEGWTTTGGQEED; via the coding sequence ATGCTAGCGACGCCGGGAATGGGTCACCTGATCCCGCTAGCGGAGCTAGCGAAGCGGCTGGCGTCGCGGCACGGAGCCACGGCGACGCTCATCACGTTCGCGTCCACGGCGTCGGCGACGCAGCGCGCGTTCCTGGCGTCGCTCCCGCCCGCGGTGACCTCGCTCTCGCTCCCGCCCGTCGACCTCTCCGACCTGCCCCGCGGCGCCGCCATCGAGACGCTCATGTCCGAGGAGTGCGCGCGCTCTGTCCCGGCGCTCACGTCCATCCTCCTCGACCTCAAGCGGACCACGGGGGGCCGCCTGGCGGCGTTCGTGGCGGACCTGTTCGGCGCCGACTCCCTGGACGCGGCGCGCGCGGCCGGGGTGCGACGGCGGTGCATCTTCTTCCCCACCAACCTCCACGCGCTCACGCTCATGCTCCACCTCCCCGAGCTCGACGCCTCGGTGTCGTGCGAGTTCCGGGACCTCCCGGAGCCGCTGCGGCTCCCCGGGTGCGTGCCTATCCCGGGTCCCGACATCCTGATGCCGCTGCAGGACAAGGCCAACCCGTGCTACCGCTGGATGGTGCACCACGGCGGCAAGTACCGGGACGCCGACGCCATCCTCGTCAACTCCTTCGACGCCGTCGAGCCGGGCCCCGCCAAGATCCTGCGCCAGCCGGCAGCGGACCACCGCCCCGTCGTGTACCCGATCGGCCCGCTCATCCACGCCGACGGACGCAAGGACGAGAAGGACGCGCTGTGCCTGGAGTGGCTGGACCGGCAGCCGGCGAGGTCGGTGATGTTCGTGTCGtttggttccggcggcgcgctGCCGACGGAGGAGATGCGGGAGCTGGCGCTGGGGCTGGAGCTCAGCGGGCAGCGGTTCCTGTGGGTGGTGCGGAGCCCCAGCGACGAGGGCGCCGTCAACGACAACTACTACGACGCCGAGAGCAAGAAGGACCCCTTCGCCTACCTCCCGGAGGGATTCGTGGACCGCGTCACCGCCACCGGCGTGGGGCTGGTCGTCCCGTCCTGGGCGCCGCAGACCAAGGTGCTGGCGCACGCCGCCACGGGCGGGTTCCTCACCCACTGCGGCTGGAACTCCGTGCTCGAGAGCCTCGTCTACGGCGTGCCCATGGTGGCGTGGCCGCTCTTCGCCGAGCAGCGGCAGAACGCCGTGATGCTCTCCGACGGCGTCGGCGCCGCGCTCCGGGTACCCGAGTCGTCCAAGGGGAGGGAGGAGATCGCGGCCACGGTGCGGGAGGTGATGCAGGGGGAAGGGAAGGGCGCCGCGGTCAGGGCGAAGGTGGCCGAGCTGCAGAAGGCCGCCGCTGAGGGCCTCCgcgacggcggcgccgccgccaccgcgctGGCCGAGGTGGTGGAGGGGTGGACGACGACAGGTGGACAAGAGGAGGACTAG
- the LOC8066666 gene encoding hydroquinone glucosyltransferase — translation MENGTSNGSTGGAACCNGNGAVRGPHVAMLATPGMGHLIPLAELAKRLASRHGATATLITFASTASATQRAFLASLPPAVTSLSLPPVDLSDLPRGAAIETLMSEECARSVPALTSILLDLKRTTGGRLAAFVADLFGADSLDAARAAGVRRRCIFFPTNLHALTLMLHLPELDASVSCEFRDLPEPLRLPGCVPIPGPDILMPLQDKANPCYRWMVHHGGKYRDADAILVNSFDAVEPGPAKILRQPAADHRPVVYPIGPLIHADGREDDKDALCLEWLDRQPARSVMFVSFGSGGALPTEEMRELALGLELSGQRFLWVVRSPSDEGAVNDNYYDAESKKDPFAYLPEGFVDRVTATGVGLVVPSWAPQTKVLAHAATGGFLTHCGWNSVLESLVYGVPMVAWPLFAEQRQNAVMLSDGVGAALRVPESSKGREEIAATVREVMQGEGKGAAVRAKVAELQKAAAEGLRDGGAAATALAEVVEGWTTTGGQEEED, via the coding sequence ATGGAGAACGGCACCAGCAACGGCTCCACCGGCGGCGCCGCCTGCTGCAACGGCAACGGCGCCGTCCGCGGGCCGCACGTGGCGATGCTGGCGACGCCGGGGATGGGTCACCTGATCCCGCTAGCGGAGCTGGCGAAGCGGCTGGCGTCGCGGCACGGCGCCACGGCGACGCTCATCACGTTCGCGTCCACGGCGTCGGCGACGCAGCGCGCGTTCCTGGCGTCGCTCCCGCCCGCGGTGACCTCGCTCTCGCTCCCGCCCGTCGACCTCTCCGACCTGCCCCGCGGCGCCGCCATCGAGACGCTCATGTCCGAGGAGTGCGCGCGCTCTGTCCCGGCGCTCACGTCCATCCTCCTCGACCTCAAGCGGACCACGGGGGGCCGCCTGGCGGCGTTCGTGGCGGACCTGTTCGGCGCCGACTCCCTGGACGCGGCGCGCGCGGCCGGGGTGCGGCGGCGGTGCATCTTCTTCCCCACCAACCTCCACGCGCTCACGCTCATGCTCCACCTCCCCGAGCTCGACGCCTCGGTGTCGTGCGAGTTCCGGGACCTCCCGGAGCCGCTGCGGCTCCCCGGGTGCGTGCCTATCCCGGGGCCCGACATCCTGATGCCGCTGCAGGACAAGGCCAACCCGTGCTACCGCTGGATGGTGCACCACGGCGGCAAGTACCGGGACGCCGACGCCATCCTCGTCAACTCCTTCGACGCCGTCGAGCCGGGCCCCGCCAAGATCCTGCGCCagccggcggcggaccaccgcCCCGTGGTGTACCCGATCGGCCCGCTCATCCACGCCGACGGACGGGAGGACGACAAGGACGCGCTGTGCCTGGAGTGGCTGGACCGGCAGCCGGCGAGGTCGGTGATGTTCGTGTCGtttggttccggcggcgcgctGCCGACGGAGGAGATGCGGGAGCTGGCGCTGGGGCTGGAGCTCAGCGGGCAGCGGTTCCTGTGGGTGGTGCGGAGCCCCAGCGACGAGGGCGCCGTCAACGACAACTACTACGACGCCGAGAGCAAGAAGGACCCCTTCGCCTACCTCCCGGAGGGATTCGTGGACCGCGTCACCGCCACCGGCGTGGGGCTGGTCGTCCCGTCCTGGGCGCCGCAGACCAAGGTGCTGGCGCACGCCGCCACGGGCGGGTTCCTCACCCACTGCGGCTGGAACTCCGTGCTCGAGAGCCTCGTCTACGGCGTGCCCATGGTGGCGTGGCCGCTCTTCGCCGAGCAGCGGCAGAACGCCGTGATGCTCTCCGACGGCGTCGGCGCCGCGCTCCGAGTGCCCGAGTCGTCCAAGGGGAGGGAGGAGATCGCGGCCACGGTGCGGGAGGTGATGCAGGGGGAAGGGAAGGGCGCCGCGGTCAGGGCGAAGGTGGCCGAGCTGCAGAAGGCCGCCGCTGAGGGCCTCCGCGACGggggcgccgccgccaccgcgctGGCCGAGGTGGTGGAAGGGTGGACGACGACAGGTGGacaagaggaggaggactag